The following proteins are encoded in a genomic region of Montipora foliosa isolate CH-2021 chromosome 8, ASM3666993v2, whole genome shotgun sequence:
- the LOC137967446 gene encoding neuropeptide SIFamide receptor-like — protein MDRSRASELRIALTSAYAVTFLIAFFGNSFGLFVVLKKSSRRVTNLFTANMAIADLLLTLTVMPYQVTRLYKGNLWFGGILGIVTCKMLFYAIPISIAASVLTMMFISFERFYAVFFPLREAIFQRPKILSTMIWVLSFTLMFPYVFLSNVTFVPVTNGYYCDIAPRKDLSQNEVYRVFKILHISIFVVVYALPLFITIVIYTLICRKLVHRKIPGNMTDSNRAVVEKSRRKVVRLLVVICVVFALCWFPTYINHFYMFVRPDQKHKLPPVVILVFFWIGHANSAINPCLYILLNDGYRKALFALLRNLCGRGTNVVATINPPALIKLDAKTP, from the coding sequence ATTGCCTTGACATCAGCATATGCAGTTACCTTCTTGATAGCCTTTTTTGGAAATTCCTTTGGCTTGTTTGTAGTGTTGAAAAAATCTTCTAGACGTGTAACGAACCTCTTTACAGCAAATATGGCTATTGCCGATCTATTACTGACCTTAACAGTTATGCCATACCAAGTCACACGTCTTTACAAGGGAAATCTTTGGTTTGGAGGGATATTGGGAATCGTTACTTGCAAAATGCTTTTCTACGCTATTCCTATTTCCATAGCAGCTTCAGTGCTAACAATGATGTTCATTTCCTTTGAgagattttacgccgtattcTTTCCTCTTCGAGAAGCAATTTTTCAACGACCAAAGATCCTATCAACGATGATATGGGTTCTATCGTTTACATTAATGTTCCCTTACGTGTTTCTTTCTAATGTGACATTTGTTCCGGTCACGAATGGTTACTATTGCGACATAGCGCCCAGGAAAGATCTCTCACAGAATGAAGTTTATCGCGTATTCAAAATCCTTCACATATCAATTTTCGTAGTAGTGTACGCCTTGCCACTCTTCATAACTATCGTTATATACACATTGATATGCCGTAAACTGGTTCATCGTAAAATTCCAGGCAACATGACCGATAGCAACCGTGCCGTGGTTGAGAAGTCCAGGCGCAAGGTCGTGCGACTGTTGGTTGTTATATGCGTTGTTTTCGCGCTGTGCTGGTTTCCAACttatatcaatcatttttacaTGTTTGTGCGGCCTGATCAAAAGCACAAACTACCACCTGTTGTCATCTTGGTATTTTTTTGGATAGGTCATGCAAACAGCGCTATTAATCCATGTCTGTATATACTTCTGAACGATGGTTATCGTAAGGCCCTTTTTGCGCTTTTAAGAAACTTATGCGGACGGGGAACAAACGTAGTTGCTACGATAAACCCGCCAGCACTGATCAAACTGGATGCGAAAACACCATAA